A section of the Virgibacillus sp. NKC19-3 genome encodes:
- a CDS encoding D-alanyl-D-alanine carboxypeptidase family protein: protein MKKYALIVGIIFLMVFTTSFPIFAEEESDENTDDTNLASNSKSAILIERDTGKLLFDKNAHEQLPPASMTKVMTLLLIMEALDQEDLAYDEIVRVSERAASMGGSQIFLEAGEEMSVEELLKGVAVASGNDASVALAERIAGSEDAFVKQMNEKVKELGLENTHFQNTTGLPADDHYSTAYDMSIIAKELLKYETITDYTSIYEDYLREGADNEFWLVNTNKLVRSYSGVDGLKTGFTNDAKYCLTATAKKDDMRVVAVVLGAETPKDRNADVSQMLDYAFNQFDTKKLFEKDQTITNMELLKAENKDINIVASQSISTIHPRGESTENLTTAVDINETIDLPLKKGDPVGTLTVENEGEILSETPLVVDRDIEKASYFTFLKRSLQEIAKSQ from the coding sequence ATGAAAAAGTATGCTTTAATTGTCGGTATTATATTTTTGATGGTGTTTACTACAAGTTTTCCCATTTTTGCTGAAGAGGAAAGTGATGAAAACACTGACGATACAAACCTTGCATCAAATTCAAAATCGGCTATATTGATCGAACGTGATACAGGGAAATTACTTTTTGATAAAAATGCACATGAACAGCTTCCACCAGCCAGTATGACTAAAGTCATGACACTTCTATTAATTATGGAAGCACTGGATCAAGAGGACTTAGCGTATGATGAGATCGTGCGAGTAAGTGAACGAGCAGCTTCTATGGGAGGATCACAGATATTTCTTGAAGCCGGTGAGGAAATGTCTGTCGAAGAGCTACTAAAAGGAGTAGCTGTCGCATCCGGAAATGACGCTAGTGTAGCTTTGGCAGAAAGAATTGCAGGCAGTGAAGATGCTTTTGTCAAGCAGATGAATGAAAAAGTAAAAGAATTAGGCTTGGAAAATACGCATTTTCAAAACACGACCGGATTACCAGCTGATGACCATTACAGTACAGCCTATGATATGTCTATAATAGCAAAGGAGCTATTAAAATACGAAACGATAACAGATTATACATCTATTTATGAGGATTATTTAAGAGAAGGAGCAGATAATGAGTTCTGGCTAGTTAACACGAACAAATTGGTTCGTTCCTACTCTGGGGTTGATGGATTAAAAACTGGGTTCACGAACGATGCAAAATATTGTTTAACTGCGACTGCCAAAAAAGATGATATGCGTGTAGTTGCAGTAGTACTAGGAGCAGAAACACCAAAAGATCGAAATGCGGATGTTTCTCAAATGCTTGATTATGCTTTTAATCAATTTGACACCAAAAAGTTATTTGAGAAAGATCAAACGATTACAAACATGGAATTACTAAAAGCAGAAAATAAAGATATAAATATTGTAGCATCTCAATCCATTAGTACCATTCATCCAAGGGGAGAATCGACAGAGAACCTGACGACAGCCGTAGATATTAATGAAACAATTGACCTGCCACTTAAAAAAGGAGATCCGGTAGGAACTTTAACCGTAGAAAATGAAGGTGAAATCCTATCTGAAACCCCTTTAGTTGTAGATAGAGATATTGAAAAGGCCTCTTATTTTACATTTTTAAAAAGGTCTCTGCAGGAAATAGC
- a CDS encoding purine-nucleoside phosphorylase — MDQSAIKEASKYIEEKLSEQPTIGLILGSGLGVLGEEIEKPVTIPYNDIPHFPVSTVAGHKGQLVIGSLEGKQVIAMQGRFHYYEGYSMKQVTFPVRVMKQLGIDSIIVTNAAGGINIGFNPGDLMLITDHINNMGSNPLIGKNNSELGDRFPDMSQVYDKTYIQHAETVADELSIDVKKGVYVGNTGPTYETPAEIKMLRTLGGDAVGMSTVPEVTAAKHAGLRILGISCISNMAAGILDQPLTHAEVMETTEKVRQDFLRFVKNIISKLPN; from the coding sequence ATGGATCAAAGCGCTATTAAGGAAGCAAGTAAATATATAGAGGAAAAATTATCCGAGCAACCAACGATTGGCTTAATTTTAGGATCCGGACTTGGTGTATTGGGAGAAGAAATTGAAAAACCGGTAACAATTCCATACAATGATATTCCTCATTTTCCTGTATCAACTGTAGCCGGACATAAGGGGCAGCTTGTTATTGGATCATTGGAAGGAAAACAAGTAATAGCAATGCAGGGAAGGTTCCATTACTATGAAGGCTATTCCATGAAACAGGTAACATTTCCGGTTCGCGTTATGAAACAACTAGGAATTGATTCCATTATCGTAACCAATGCAGCTGGTGGAATAAATATTGGATTTAACCCTGGTGATTTAATGCTAATAACAGATCATATTAATAATATGGGAAGCAATCCTCTAATCGGTAAGAATAATAGCGAATTAGGCGATCGCTTTCCTGATATGTCACAAGTATATGATAAAACATATATACAACACGCAGAAACAGTTGCAGATGAACTTAGTATTGATGTAAAAAAGGGCGTATATGTTGGTAATACAGGGCCGACCTATGAAACACCAGCAGAAATTAAGATGCTTCGAACACTTGGTGGAGACGCAGTAGGCATGTCTACAGTACCGGAAGTTACTGCTGCTAAACATGCAGGCTTACGAATACTTGGCATATCCTGTATTTCCAATATGGCAGCAGGCATATTGGATCAACCGCTAACCCATGCTGAAGTAATGGAAACCACTGAAAAAGTCAGACAGGATTTTTTACGATTTGTTAAAAACATAATTAGCAAATTACCAAATTAA
- a CDS encoding pyrimidine-nucleoside phosphorylase — protein MRVYDVIEKKRDGKALTQEEIQFFIDGYTNGEIPDYQASALLMAIYFQDMTKEERANLTTAMVKSGDQIDLSAISGIKVDKHSTGGVGDTTTLILAPMVASLGVAIAKMSGRGLGHTGGTIDKLEAVPGFHTEITNNEFIDLVNKNKVAVVGQSGNLTPADKKIYGLRDVTATVNSIPLIASSIMSKKIASGADAIVLDVKTGAGAFMKDISEAKELASAMVSIGNQVGRSTMAVISDMSQPLGNAIGNALEVKEAIETLRGQGPEDLTELCLTLGSQMVVLANKANSIEEARARLKENLMNGKAFEQFKIFLASQGGEVNVADSPELLAQATHKIELPSKQSGTVANIIADDVGTAAMMLGAGRATKDSEIDLAVGIVLHKKVGDDVKEGESLLTIHANRQDVEDVKEKLYASIVVSNTAVQAPKLIHDTITK, from the coding sequence ATGAGGGTATATGATGTTATTGAAAAAAAGCGAGATGGAAAAGCCCTAACACAAGAAGAAATACAATTTTTTATTGATGGGTATACAAATGGTGAAATTCCGGATTATCAAGCGAGTGCTCTATTAATGGCCATTTATTTTCAAGATATGACCAAAGAGGAACGTGCTAATTTAACAACAGCCATGGTTAAATCCGGAGATCAAATTGACCTTTCTGCCATCTCCGGTATAAAAGTGGATAAACATTCCACTGGAGGAGTTGGAGATACAACAACATTAATCCTGGCTCCTATGGTAGCCTCATTGGGCGTAGCAATCGCTAAAATGAGTGGGCGTGGACTTGGGCACACAGGTGGCACGATTGATAAGCTTGAAGCAGTGCCAGGATTTCATACAGAAATAACAAATAACGAATTTATTGATCTTGTAAATAAAAATAAAGTCGCAGTTGTTGGTCAATCCGGTAATTTAACACCTGCTGATAAAAAAATATACGGGTTACGTGATGTAACAGCTACTGTAAATTCGATCCCATTAATCGCCAGTTCCATAATGAGTAAAAAAATCGCATCAGGTGCGGATGCGATTGTATTAGATGTGAAAACTGGAGCAGGTGCTTTTATGAAAGATATTAGCGAGGCAAAGGAGCTTGCTAGTGCCATGGTTTCTATCGGAAATCAGGTGGGAAGAAGCACGATGGCGGTTATCTCCGATATGAGTCAACCACTTGGAAATGCAATCGGAAATGCCCTAGAAGTAAAAGAGGCTATTGAGACATTGCGGGGACAAGGACCTGAGGATTTAACTGAATTATGTCTGACGCTAGGCAGTCAGATGGTTGTATTAGCTAATAAAGCAAATAGCATTGAAGAAGCAAGGGCGCGTTTAAAAGAAAACCTTATGAATGGAAAAGCGTTTGAACAATTTAAAATTTTCCTTGCTTCACAAGGTGGAGAAGTAAACGTAGCTGATTCCCCTGAGTTATTAGCGCAAGCTACTCATAAAATTGAATTGCCTTCCAAACAATCAGGAACAGTCGCAAACATTATTGCAGATGATGTTGGTACAGCTGCAATGATGCTTGGCGCAGGAAGAGCTACAAAAGATTCAGAAATCGATTTAGCTGTAGGTATCGTTCTTCATAAGAAAGTCGGTGATGATGTAAAAGAAGGCGAGTCTCTACTAACGATACACGCGAACCGACAAGATGTGGAAGATGTGAAAGAAAAACTATATGCCAGTATTGTTGTCTCAAATACAGCAGTTCAAGCACCGAAGCTAATACATGATACGATAACAAAATAA